The Primulina eburnea isolate SZY01 chromosome 6, ASM2296580v1, whole genome shotgun sequence genome contains a region encoding:
- the LOC140834509 gene encoding 26S proteasome non-ATPase regulatory subunit 13 homolog B-like translates to MAALQYLETQRNEHPELSEWYSSLSDLYQRKLWHELTLKLEQFVALAVFQAGDALIQLYHNFITDFETKINLLKLAHFAVIVSRQYLEKEAAIEYLEGVIAKLRDTKEMRIEEPILYIKVQIGTLKLEQGDQKECKKLLDEGKCTLDSMTDIDPSVYASFYWVSSQYLKSRQEFAEFYKSALLFLAYTAVDSLSESFKLDLAFDLSLSALLGENIYNFGELLAHPIIKSLLGTKVEWLYYIIEAFNSGDLIRYQELCNVHGAALRTQPALVQNEKKLLEKINILCLMEIIFSRSSDDRTIPLSVVADRTRLTVEDVEYLLMKSLSVHLIEGIIDQVEGTVYVSWVQPRVLGIPQIKSLRNRLDNWVDKVHTALLSVEAEIPDLVAA, encoded by the exons ATGGCGGCTTTGCAGTATTTGGAGACACAGAGAAATGAGCACCCTGAGCTGTCAGAGTGGTACAGCTCGCTTTCAGATCTGTACCAACGCAAGCTCTGGCATGAGCTCACTCTTAAGCTCGAACAGTTCGTCGCACTCGCCGTATTTCAG GCCGGGGATGCTCTAATTCAGCTTTACCACAATTTCATAACTGACTTTGAGACAAAGATCAATCTTCTCAAGCTTGCTCATTTTGCTGTTATAGTTTCTCGACAATACTTGGAGAAAGAGGCCGCTATAGAGTATCTTGAAGGAGTGATTGCAAAGCTACGTGATACAAAAGAAATGCGCATAGAGGAACCGATACTTTATATCAAAGTTCAAATCGGTACATTAAAGCTTGAGCAGGGAGATCAAAAAGAATGCAAGAAACTTTTAGATGAGGGGAAATGCACACTTGATAGCATGACTGACATTGATCCGTCTGTGTATGCCAGCTTCTATTGGGTTTCATCACAATACCTTAAATCTCGTCAAGAGTTTGCAGAATTTTATAAAAGTGCTCTCCTTTTTCTAGCTTACACTGCTGTCGATTCTCTATCAGAATCATTCAAGCTG GATTTGGCATTTGATTTGTCTCTGTCAGCATTGTTGGGGGAAAACATCTACAATTTCGGTGAACTTCTTGCGCATCCAATT ATAAAAAGTCTTTTGGGGACAAAAGTTGAGTGGTTATACTATATAATCGAAGCATTCAATTCTGGTGATTTAATTCGTTATCAAGAACTATGCAATGTTCATGGAGCTGCTCTGCGTACCCAACCTGCTTTGGTCCAGAATGAGAAAAAGCTTCTGGAAAAGATTAACATTCTCTGCTTGATGGAGATTATTTTCAG CCGTTCATCAGATGATAGAACTATCCCATTAAGTGTCGTTGCTGACCGGACAAGGCTTACAGTAGAAGATGTTGAGTATCTTCTCATGAAAAGCCTTTCA GTGCATCTGATAGAGGGGATAATTGACCAAGTTGAGGGAACTGTTTATGTATCATGGGTGCAACCTAGAGTTCTTGGAATTCCTCAGATCAAGTCCTTGCGCAATAGGCTCGATAACTGGGTAGATAAAGTACACACTGCTTTGTTATCTGTGGAGGCAGAAATACCAGATCTTGTTGCAGCGTAA
- the LOC140834510 gene encoding cyclin-dependent kinase F-4-like, with translation MERYKIIREVGSGTFGTVWRALSKQSGEVVAIKKMKKKYYSWEECISLREVKSLRKMSHSNIVKLKEVIRENDILYFVFEYMECNLYQLMKDRGKLFSETEVKNWCFQVFHGLAYMHQRGYFHRDLKPENLLVSKDVIKIADFGLAREINSQPPFTEYVSTRWYRAPEVLLQSPTYGPPVDMWAMGAIMAELCTLRPLFPGSSEADEIYKICSVIGSPTINEWPEGIELANAISYQFPPVAGVHLAALIRGVGEDGINLITSLCSWDPCKRPTALEALQHPFFQSCFYVPPSLRAKATIARTPPSVGTRGVLEQKCGRIHAATLSSPKPSNSFYCAKSQALGADVQRKLDMNTRDMVKNDKILKNYVKQQPRYQPPGMNGPSGNRGKTRAISDTTEKLANMGVGSGRSLVKPYVPPPMKAGGWHGPSELLLGPTQELPRRPYNRKMAG, from the exons ATGGAAAG ATACAAGATCATTAGGGAAGTTGGTAGTGGTACATTTGGAACTGTATGGCGAGCTTTAAGCAAGCAGTCTGGTGAAGTG GTCgcaattaaaaaaatgaagaagaaatattACTCATGGGAAGAATGTATAAGCCTGAGAGAAGTCAAG TCACTGAGGAAAATGAGCCACTCAAACATTGTAAAGCTCAAGGAAGTAATTAGGGAAAATGATATCTTGTACTTTGTTTTTGAGTACATG GAATGCAATTTATACCAGCTTATGAAAGACAGAGGAAAGCTGTTTTCAGAAACCGAGGTGAAAAACTGGTGCTTCCAAGTATTTCATGGTCTCGCGTATATGCACCAACGAGGATACTTTCATCGAGACCTCAAGCCAG AGAACTTGCTAGTATCAAAGGATGTCATAAAAATTGCCGATTTTGGTCTTGCTCGTGAGATCAATTCTCAACCTCCGTTCACTGAATATGTCTCGACACGCTG GTACCGAGCTCCTGAAGTTCTGCTTCAGTCACCAACTTATGGACCTCCGGTTG ACATGTGGGCAATGGGTGCTATTATGGCTGAATTATGCACACTCCGTCCTCTATTTCCAGGCTCAAG TGAGGCAGATGAAATTTACAAAATATGCTCTGTGATAGGCAGCCCAACCATTAATGAATGGCCTGAGGGGATTGAACTTGCTAATGCCATAAGTTACCAGTTCCCACCA GTTGCTGGGGTCCATCTCGCTGCGTTGATACGAGGTGTTGGCGAGGATGGTATCAATCTTATCACA TCACTTTGTTCATGGGATCCTTGCAAGAGGCCAACCGCCTTGGAGGCTCTTCAACACCCCTTCTTCCAG AGTTGCTTTTATGTTCCACCATCATTGCGTGCTAAAGCTACCATTGCAAGAACACCTCCTTCTG TGGGAACAAGAGGAGTTTTGGAGCAAAAATGTGGAAGGATACATGCAGCTACTTTATCAAGCCCAAAGCCCAGCAACAGTTTTTACTGTGCCAAATCCCAGGCATTGGGTGCAG ATGTGCAAAGGAAGTTGGATATGAACACTCGG GATATGGTTAAAAATGACAAGATTCTGAAGAACTATGTGAAGCAACAGCCAAGGTATCAACCCCCTGGCATGAATGGCCCAT CTGGTAACAGGGGAAAGACTCGTGCAATTTCTGATACTACTGAGAAGTTGGCAAACATGGGCGTGGGCTCTGGTAGATCACTTGTGAAGCCATATGTACCTCCACCTATGAAGGCTGGAGGTTGGCATGGGCCATCAGAATTATTGCTTGGACCAACTCAGGAGCTTCCAAGACGACCTTACAATAGGAAAATGGCAGGTTGA